The sequence CGTCCTTCATCATGCTGGTCATCGGCTGCCCCCCGACCATCATCGCCTACAGCGCCGGCTACTTCAGTCAGATGCAGTTCATGAAGATTGCGATCCCCTGGTGTCTGGCCCTGCTGCTGATCTGTACCTTGAGCGTCATGGTCTACTGGCCCCTGATCGGCTTCGTGAAGTGACGGCTTCTTCAGCCCCTCATTTCCGGGCCGGGCGAAAAACGTCCGGCCCGGAATTCCTCAATCCGTAATTTTTTCTCCCTGCATCCGCCTTCCTGAGAGAACACCCAACCATGAGCCAACATTCCACCCCTCCCGCCGAACAAAAAACGCCCGAAACCCATAACGGGCAACGCATGGACCGGAACGGCTTTCGATTTCACGAAGCCGACCCTTCGATCAAACCCCTCTGGAACCTTCCTCGGGGCAAGAACACCTGGGAACCAAAAATCATGAAAAAATGGTGGTTCTGGCCTGCCTGCGCTGCCTTTCTGGTCATCCTGTACCACGTCTATCCCCGACTTTGGGACTATTTCGCCCGCTAAATCGTCCGGTCCCAACACGCTCCTCGAAACGGCTTTGGTACGGACAAAGCCTCTTCAAAGTCGCCAGTCATGGCTGCGGTGATTCTTGCCATTTTCCATTCCCTGGCCTAGTGCTTGGCGGTGTCCCTTTTCCCATAGCAGGACAAGCCCATGCGCACGATTCAAGCCTCGGATTCCAATTCGCCTCGAACCAAATACGACCATGCCCCGCGAAAGACTCCATGGCTGCCACCGATCCTTTTACTCCTTGTTCAGGTCCTGTTCCTCCTGGCTCCGGCCCAAGGGTCAGCCCAAGGGCAGGATCATGCCCTTCCCAATCAACCATCGAAACCCGTTCAAGAAGAAATCAAGCTGGGCATGACCGCGGGGTTTTCCGGCCCCATCAGGGAAATCAGTGTCGATCTTTACCACGGGGCCATGGCCTGCTTCCAAAGGATCAACAGACAGGGCGGCGTCCATGGGCGGAACATATCCCTCGTGGTCCTCGATGACGCCTACACTCCGGGCCCGGCCATGGCCAACGTCGTCCATCTAGTGGAAGAAGACCGGGTCCTCTGCCTATTCAATTGTGTAGGCTCTCCAACTCTTACTAGAGTCCTGCCTCTGCTGACCCATTACTCCCAGGAACATGTGCTGCTCCTCTTTCCCTTCTCCGGGGCCGAACCCCTCTATGCCTCGATCCACTCAGGATCCATCTATCTTTTCAGGCCCTCCTACGACCGGGAACTGCGCGACGTGATCGACCGTCTGCTCCAGGCCGGACGGACCCGCATCTCCGTTCTTTACCAGGCGGACGCCTTCGGTCGATCCGGCTGGCAAAGCGTCAAAACCGCCCTGAAGGAACGAGGGCTGGCCATGGTCTCCGACGGGGCCTATGCCAGGGGAGCCACCTTCGAGTCGTCCTTCCTGTCCCAGGTCGAAACCGTTCTGGCCGGAAAACCGGACGCAGTTGTCAACGTAGCCACGGCCGGGTCCGCTTCGGGTTTCATCCGGGACCTCAGAAGGTCCGGATCATGTCTTCCGGTCGTCAGCATCTCCTCGGTCAACGCCCAGGAACAGTACAGGATCCTCTCAACCCTGTCGGCCCGTGACGATCGGGATTATCTGGTCGGCCTCGTCAACTCCCAAACCGTGCCCTTCTTCAACGACCCGGATCTGGCTGCGGCCATCGAGTACAGGGCGGCCATGGCCGAGGAAACAGTGGGACCGCCTCCGTTTCTGGCCACCCAGGACTACACGCCCCACGATATGAGCCCGACAGGGTTCGAGGGATTTCTGGCTGCCAAGCTCATGGCGACCATTCTCGAAAAACTCGGGCCGGAAGTATCCCGTGCAACCTTGACCTCTCGCATCGCCGACCTCGGTCCTCTGGACATCGGCCTCGCCCGTCCTGTGCATTTCACGACTATGAACCGCATCGCCCTGCACGATATTCACTACATCGCCTTTGACGCCGATGGCCTAATCCCCATCGATGACTGGAACCTCGGGCACTGCCCATGAAAATGTCCCGGCTCTTCCGCAAAACCCTGGCCATCACCCTGGTCCTCTTCGCCCTCGTTGGTGGATTGACCTCCCTGTTTGCCGCCTGGGTCCTCCACTCCAACCTGCTCAAAGAATTTGAATCAAAGGCCCTGGCCGTAGGAGGCAGCATATCCCGATCCTCGCCCGAGGCCTTCCTGAGCCGGGACGCAGCCATCCTCCAGTCCGTCATCGACCACTACCTTGAAATCGGCGGCGTGGCCTACGCCGCAGTCAGCTACGAGGATGGAGAGGTCGTCGCCCACACCTTCATCCCGTCCATCCCTCCGGAGTTCCTCGATCATCTGGCCGCTCCGGTTCCGGACCGGACCCGCCATCACATCAGCAGACTCAACCTCGCCGGGCGGACCTACCTGGACATCTCATCCCCCATATTGATGGGCAAGGCCGGGTTCGTTCATATCGGCATGGACATGGGCGTCATCAACGACATCATCTGGGACGCGATCCTGAAAATCCAAGGCATCACCCTTCTGGTCCTCCTCCTGACCGTGGTCTTGTCCTACTTTCTGGTCAACCGGATATCCCGCCCCCTCTCGGCCCTTTCGGCCTATGCCGAACAACTGGCCTCCCAGAACTTCGACACCACCCTGGATATTCCGGCCGACGACGAGATCGGGGAACTGGCCGCCACCATGCAGGGCATGGCCCGACGACTCGACGCCCTCGTGAACGGGCTGGAAGACCGAATCCGGGGGGCCACCACCGAGCTTCGGGAAACCCTGACCTATCTGTCCATCATCCTCGAAAGCATGGCCGACGGCCTGCTCATTGTCGACGAGCATGGGGAAATATCGCAATTCAACCAGGCTTTGCAGGACATGCTCGGCCTCGACGGCGATCGGATCGCGTCCATGACCGTCCATGACCTCTTCGGGCCCAAGGCCCGGGCCATGTTCGTAGACTCTGCCGACCAGGCCATCACCCGCCACCAGGTCTCCGTGAATTCACCTTCAGGCAGGACCATCCACCTGGACGTGTCCATCTCGAGGGTGGCCCTCAAGTGCGGAATGAACCAAATCGCCCTGGTCAAGGACATCACGTCCATGGTCATCCAGGAACGGGCACTGCGCATCATCAGAAACGAACTCGAAGAGCGGGTCCGGGACCGGACCCGAGAACTCTCGGAGAGCAACGAAAAACTGACCGAGGAAATCGCCGTCCGCAGGCAATTCGAGACGGACCTGGCCGCGGAGAAGGAGTTGTTCGCCGTGACGCTTCGCAGTATCGGCGACGCGGTGGTGACCACGGACATCGAGAATAAGATCACGTTCATGAACAAGGCGGCCGAAATCCTGGTCGGCTGGCCCCTCCAAGAGGCCCTCGGCCGAGCCTTTTCCAAGGTTCTGACCATTGAGACCGCAGACCGGACCGGGACCGGACTCCTCGATCCAATCCGGGACATGGAAAAGGGGTTCCACCTGAACCAGGAACGCCAGTTCATCCTCACCAGCCGGGACGGCCTGAACATGGACGTCGGGCTCAAGCTGACGCCCATCTACGATCGCAACGGCACGGCCATCGGATCGGTCACGGTCATGAGAGACCTCGAACAACGAAAAAAGGACGAGGAGAACCGCCTGCGAACCGAAAAACTCTCCTCCATCGGCCTTTTGGCCGGGGGAATAGCCCACGACTTCAACAACATTTTAACGGCCATCCTGAACAACATCATTCTCGTCCGGGCCAGGCTTGAACCGGAATCAACCCTCATCAAACAGCTTCGTCAGGCCGAAAAGGCCGTCATCAGGGCCCAGCGTCTGACCCAGCAATTATTGACCTTCTCCAAGGGCGGGGCACCGGTGCGAGAACACACAGACATCAGAGACCTCATCCGCGATTCGGCCACCTTCGCCCTCCGTGGCTCGAAAATCAGCTACGAGTTTCTCTTCCCCCGGGAAGCCTGGACAGCCGACGTGGATCCGGGCCAAATCTCCCAGGTTATCGAAAACATCGTCATTAACGCCGCCCAGGCCATGTCGGACGGTGGCCGCATTGAGATCCAGGTCACCAACTTCGTCAAGGACGCTTCCTTCGACCTGTCCGTGGCCGACGGAAACTATGTTCGGATCCGAATCACCGATCAGGGTCCTGGAATCGCACCCGAAAATCTCAAACGCATCTTCGACCCCTACTTTTCGACCAAAAGGGACGGTTCCGGCCTCGGTCTGGCCACGGTCTACTCCATCGTCACCCGCCATGGAGGAAGCGTCGAGGCCCACTCACGACCAGGCTGGGGCTCGACCTTCATCATCTATCTGCCAGCCGTACCCGAGGCTGAACCCGAACCACCCGCCACGATGAAGGATGAAAACGAATGCCTTCAGACCACCCGAGGCCGCGGGCGCATTTTGATCATGGATGACGAGGAGGCAATCGTCGAAGTCGTCCTGGAGGCCCTGGACATGCTCGGCCACGAGGCCCAATCTGCCGCCACCGGAGATGAGGCCCTGGAGAAGTACCGCCAGGCCTTGGACGAGGGTCGCCCCTTCGACGTGGTCATCATGGACCTGACCATCCCAGGGGGCATGGGCGGACAGGAGGCCGTGTCCCATCTCTTGAAAATGGATCCCGGCGCCAGAGCCATTGTCTCCAGCGGATATTCCCAGAGCTCGATCATGGCCGAGTACAGGGACTACGGGTTTTGTGGGGTTCTGGGAAAACCCTTCAGCGTCCAGGACCTTTCGGCCAAGCTCGACGAGGTTCTGGGCTCAAAGCCGAAGGCTTCGTCTCCGGAGGAAATCTCATGAAGTTGACTGTCCTGGTGGACAACGCCACCCTCACTGACCGCTACTTTCTGGCCGAGCCAGGGCTTTGCTTCCACCTGGTTCTCGACGACGGTCGGGGGATCCTCCTCGATGCAGGCTACTCGGACGTTTTTCTCCGCAATGCGGCCAAGATGGGCATCGACCTCCGCCAGGTTTCCACGGTGGTCCTCTCCCACGGCCATTTGGACCACACCTGGGGCCTGAGCCACCTGGCCGCCCTTCTAATCGAAAATCTCCACGAGGGATTGGTCTGCAAGCCGCCCAGGGTCCTTTGCCACCCAATAGCTCTGGACGACCGCCGACTTCCCGGCCTGCCTCAGATCGGCGCCCTTCTTTCGCCGGGCAAGATGGCCACCGTCTTTGAACTGGATCTTTCGACCGAACCGCAATGGCTGGACGAAAATCTCCTCTATCTCGGGGAAATCGAGCGCAGGCTGGACTTCGAGGCGACTTCGACCCTCGGGCTTCGCTCAAGCCCGGACGGCGAGGCCCCCGACGATCTCCTCGACGACACAGCTCTGGCCTACCGCTCCGACCAGGGACTTGTTATCCTGACAGGGTGCTCACACGCCGGTATCTGCAACATCGTCGAACAGGCCAGGCGTCTGACAGGGGAGTCGCGGGTCCGAGATATTGTCGGCGGACTTCACCTTCTGGATGCATCCCGGGAACGGCTCGAGGCCACGGCAAACTATCTGAACGGGCTGCATCTCCAGGCCATCCACCCCTGCCATTGCACCGATCTGGCGTCCAAAATCTTTCTGGCCCGGACTCTGCCGGTCAAGGAGGTCGGCGTTGGCCTCGCCCTGCAATGGGCCCCGGCCTGGTCCGGCAGGGAAATTTTCCTTGCCCCTCTGGCTGGTCGGGTGTAGAGACTTTTTTCATCACGACACCTTCAGGTGCCTGCAGGAGGCTGAAAAGGGAATCCGGTGCAAGTCCGGAACGGTCCCGCCGCTGTGAGCCCAAATTCGTGTCCGGCACCAAGCCACTGTCCCTGATCAAGGATGGGAAGGCGGCCCGGACCGGGCGAGTCAGAAGACCTGCCTGAAGCGTTCCCGCGGTCATTTCGGCACGAGGATGCCGAGACGGCTCGAAACGGAACCGTATCGTTCAACTCTCCGGAACACGGTCTCGGGCCCTGTTCCGGCAATGGTCATGATCCAACGATCTTCCTCACCATGGAACAGGCTGCGGGGTGTGGAGCCATGCAGCCTGTGCGACTGGCCCGGCCGGGTGTCGGCGGTCCTCTTCTTCGGCGGCTGCAACCTGCGCTGTCCGGACTGTCACAACCGTCAACTGGCCTGGAACCCCGAGGTCTGCTCCGGACCGGATCCCCAACAGGTCCGGCACGATCTTGAAAGCCGCGCGGGCTGGCTGGACGGCATAGTCGTCAGCGGGGGGGAACCGACCCTGGTGCCCGGCATCGACACGATTCTGGCCTGGATCAAATCCCTGGGCCTTCCCGCCCGTCTGGACACCAACGGATTCGCCCCGGAAATCGTGGCTGAACTAAACGGGCTTGGCCTGGTCGAGGAGTTCGCCGTGGACGTCAAAGGGCCATGGGAACGCTACCCGGAACTGACCGGAGGAAGGGCCTCGGCCCTGGAAGCCAGGCGGTGCCTGGAAAAGGTCTTCGGTCTGGCCGAATCCCACCCCGGCCGATTCCGGTTTCGCTGCACCCGGGTGCCCGGATTGACCGAGGATGACATCGATACGGTCCGCTCGCTTCTTCCTTCGGGTCACGACCTGGCCGTCCAGAATTTCGTGTCCCGAGTGAACTGAGCCGCGATCCGCCCATCGCCATCAGGCGGGATCGATCCCGCCGGCACTTTCAAGGAGAATGCCATGCCCGAACAGATTCTCAAACGCGACGGTCGACTGGAAACATGGTCTCGAGAGCGCATCGCCCTGGCCATCCTCAAATGTCTCCAGGCCAGCGGCATCAAGGATCTGCTCCTGGCCCGGCGACTTGCCGGCAAGGTCGAGGCCAAGCTTGAGGACATGGTTGTTCCGGAGCAGGAGCAGGTCCAGGACATGGTCGAGGTCGTGCTCATGGAGTCACGGCTCTTCACCGCGGCCAAGAAATACATCATCTACCGGGAAAAACGCCGCGAGATCCGCTGCCAGAACCAGGCATTCCTGGATATCACCCAGACCATCGACAGCTACATGAACAAGTCCGATTGGCGGGTCCGCGAAAACGCCAACATGGGCCATTCATTCCAGGGCCTCATGCTTCATCTCTCCGGATCGGTCCAGGCCAGATACTCCCTGGAGAAATATCCCGAGGAGATCCGTCAGGCCCATATTCACGCCTATTTTCATATCCACGACCTGTCCTTCGGGCTGGCCGGCTACTGCGCCGGATGGAGCCTCAGGGATCTGCTCATGGAGGGATTCAACCTTGAAGGGCGCTGCTCATCCGGGCCCCCCAAGCACTTCGACTCGGCCCTGGGCCAGATGGTCAATTTCCTGGGCACTCTCCAGAACGAATGGGCCGGGGCCCAGGCCTTCAACAATGTCGACACGTACCTAGCCCCATTCGTCAGGGCCGACGGCCTCTCCTACGACGAGGTCCGCCAGGCCATGCAAAAATTTGTCTTCAACCTGAACACCACTTCCCGCTGGGGAGGCCAGTCGCCCTTCACCAACCTGACCTTTGACCTGGCGCCGCCCTCCCATCTGGCAGGCGAGGCCATCATGCTCGGCGGCCGTCTTCAGGATCAGACCTACGGCGATTTCGGGGTTGAAATGGAGATGATCAACCGGGCCTTCCTGGAAGTCATGACCGAAGGAGATTGGCACGGCCGCATCTTCTCTTTTCCCATACCCACCTACAACGTCACCACGGACTTTCCCTGGAAGAGTGATGTCGGCAGGCTCCTTCTCGAACTGACGGCCAAGTACGGGGCTCCCTACTTCCAGAACTTCATCAACTCGGACCTGAAACCCGAGGATGTCCGATCCATGTGCTGTCGCCTCCAGATGGATCTGCGGGAGCTAAAAAAAAGAACCGGTGGGTTGTTCGGGGCCGGAGACCTGACCGGATCCATTGGCGTGGTCACCCTGAATCTTCCCAAACTGGCCTATCTGGCCCAGGACGAGGGGGACTTTCTGGACCTTGTCGCCGACTACGCCATCCTGGCCAAGGACGCCCTGGAATTTAAGCGAAAGATGATCACCGACAACATGGACAAGGGCCTGTTTCCATTTTCGAAACGCTATCTCAAAAATGGATTCAAGGGTCATTTCAGCACCATCGGAATCCTCGGCGGCCACGAGGCCTGTCTCAACCTGCTGGGCAAAGGCATCCAGTCCGAACCTGGCATCCGCCTCATGCGCAAGGTCCTCGAACACCTCCGGAACCTGACCTCGTCCTTTCAAGAGGAAACCGGGAATCTTTACAATCTTGAAGCCACACCGGCCGAGGGCACCTGCTACAGACTGGCCAAAATCGACAAAGGCCTCTACAGCGAGATCAAGGCCTCGGGCAACGGCGTTCCCTACTACACGAACTCGACCCTGCTGCCGGTCAACGCCACCCGGGACGTCTTCGAGGCCCTGGATCACCAGAATAAGCTCCAGCCTCTCTATACCGGAGGCACGGTCTTCCATTGTCTCCTGGGCGAATCCGCGCCAGACTTGGATGCCCTGCAGCGCTTCATCGTCAAGGCCATGACCATGACCAAGATCCCCTACATCTCCATCACTCCGACCTTCTCGGTCTGCAAGGAACACGGGTATCTGCGAGGAGAGGTTCCGACCTGCCCCCAATGCGGCCAGGACACGGAGGTCTACACCAGGGTAGTGGGCTACTACCGCCCGGTCCACATGTGGAACGCCGGCAAACAGGCCGAATACGCCGAACGGGTGCCCTATGTCGGCCTTGAAACACAAGAACCCATTGAAGCGACGGCCTTGGGCTGTCCGGGAGGATTATCGTGACCGAAACCCCGCCCCTCATGCGCACTCCATGGTGCGACTCGTTTCTCGGAAAAAAGGTGGATATGAACTTGGCAGGGCAAAGAGGATGGCAGGCCCCGGTTCTTTCCCGGAATTTTCCGCTGTCGCTGAAAGCCAAAAACGGCTCAAGCATCCTG is a genomic window of Deltaproteobacteria bacterium containing:
- a CDS encoding anaerobic ribonucleoside-triphosphate reductase activating protein, which produces MIQRSSSPWNRLRGVEPCSLCDWPGRVSAVLFFGGCNLRCPDCHNRQLAWNPEVCSGPDPQQVRHDLESRAGWLDGIVVSGGEPTLVPGIDTILAWIKSLGLPARLDTNGFAPEIVAELNGLGLVEEFAVDVKGPWERYPELTGGRASALEARRCLEKVFGLAESHPGRFRFRCTRVPGLTEDDIDTVRSLLPSGHDLAVQNFVSRVN
- a CDS encoding MBL fold metallo-hydrolase; this translates as MKLTVLVDNATLTDRYFLAEPGLCFHLVLDDGRGILLDAGYSDVFLRNAAKMGIDLRQVSTVVLSHGHLDHTWGLSHLAALLIENLHEGLVCKPPRVLCHPIALDDRRLPGLPQIGALLSPGKMATVFELDLSTEPQWLDENLLYLGEIERRLDFEATSTLGLRSSPDGEAPDDLLDDTALAYRSDQGLVILTGCSHAGICNIVEQARRLTGESRVRDIVGGLHLLDASRERLEATANYLNGLHLQAIHPCHCTDLASKIFLARTLPVKEVGVGLALQWAPAWSGREIFLAPLAGRV
- a CDS encoding ABC transporter substrate-binding protein; its protein translation is MRTIQASDSNSPRTKYDHAPRKTPWLPPILLLLVQVLFLLAPAQGSAQGQDHALPNQPSKPVQEEIKLGMTAGFSGPIREISVDLYHGAMACFQRINRQGGVHGRNISLVVLDDAYTPGPAMANVVHLVEEDRVLCLFNCVGSPTLTRVLPLLTHYSQEHVLLLFPFSGAEPLYASIHSGSIYLFRPSYDRELRDVIDRLLQAGRTRISVLYQADAFGRSGWQSVKTALKERGLAMVSDGAYARGATFESSFLSQVETVLAGKPDAVVNVATAGSASGFIRDLRRSGSCLPVVSISSVNAQEQYRILSTLSARDDRDYLVGLVNSQTVPFFNDPDLAAAIEYRAAMAEETVGPPPFLATQDYTPHDMSPTGFEGFLAAKLMATILEKLGPEVSRATLTSRIADLGPLDIGLARPVHFTTMNRIALHDIHYIAFDADGLIPIDDWNLGHCP
- a CDS encoding ribonucleoside triphosphate reductase yields the protein MPEQILKRDGRLETWSRERIALAILKCLQASGIKDLLLARRLAGKVEAKLEDMVVPEQEQVQDMVEVVLMESRLFTAAKKYIIYREKRREIRCQNQAFLDITQTIDSYMNKSDWRVRENANMGHSFQGLMLHLSGSVQARYSLEKYPEEIRQAHIHAYFHIHDLSFGLAGYCAGWSLRDLLMEGFNLEGRCSSGPPKHFDSALGQMVNFLGTLQNEWAGAQAFNNVDTYLAPFVRADGLSYDEVRQAMQKFVFNLNTTSRWGGQSPFTNLTFDLAPPSHLAGEAIMLGGRLQDQTYGDFGVEMEMINRAFLEVMTEGDWHGRIFSFPIPTYNVTTDFPWKSDVGRLLLELTAKYGAPYFQNFINSDLKPEDVRSMCCRLQMDLRELKKRTGGLFGAGDLTGSIGVVTLNLPKLAYLAQDEGDFLDLVADYAILAKDALEFKRKMITDNMDKGLFPFSKRYLKNGFKGHFSTIGILGGHEACLNLLGKGIQSEPGIRLMRKVLEHLRNLTSSFQEETGNLYNLEATPAEGTCYRLAKIDKGLYSEIKASGNGVPYYTNSTLLPVNATRDVFEALDHQNKLQPLYTGGTVFHCLLGESAPDLDALQRFIVKAMTMTKIPYISITPTFSVCKEHGYLRGEVPTCPQCGQDTEVYTRVVGYYRPVHMWNAGKQAEYAERVPYVGLETQEPIEATALGCPGGLS
- a CDS encoding sodium/sulfate symporter is translated as QPTFVVYYGFGFFGSFLSSLMSNSAAVALMLPITLPMAEMMQMSPESVAMLAPMTTSFIMLVIGCPPTIIAYSAGYFSQMQFMKIAIPWCLALLLICTLSVMVYWPLIGFVK
- a CDS encoding PAS domain S-box protein, with product MKMSRLFRKTLAITLVLFALVGGLTSLFAAWVLHSNLLKEFESKALAVGGSISRSSPEAFLSRDAAILQSVIDHYLEIGGVAYAAVSYEDGEVVAHTFIPSIPPEFLDHLAAPVPDRTRHHISRLNLAGRTYLDISSPILMGKAGFVHIGMDMGVINDIIWDAILKIQGITLLVLLLTVVLSYFLVNRISRPLSALSAYAEQLASQNFDTTLDIPADDEIGELAATMQGMARRLDALVNGLEDRIRGATTELRETLTYLSIILESMADGLLIVDEHGEISQFNQALQDMLGLDGDRIASMTVHDLFGPKARAMFVDSADQAITRHQVSVNSPSGRTIHLDVSISRVALKCGMNQIALVKDITSMVIQERALRIIRNELEERVRDRTRELSESNEKLTEEIAVRRQFETDLAAEKELFAVTLRSIGDAVVTTDIENKITFMNKAAEILVGWPLQEALGRAFSKVLTIETADRTGTGLLDPIRDMEKGFHLNQERQFILTSRDGLNMDVGLKLTPIYDRNGTAIGSVTVMRDLEQRKKDEENRLRTEKLSSIGLLAGGIAHDFNNILTAILNNIILVRARLEPESTLIKQLRQAEKAVIRAQRLTQQLLTFSKGGAPVREHTDIRDLIRDSATFALRGSKISYEFLFPREAWTADVDPGQISQVIENIVINAAQAMSDGGRIEIQVTNFVKDASFDLSVADGNYVRIRITDQGPGIAPENLKRIFDPYFSTKRDGSGLGLATVYSIVTRHGGSVEAHSRPGWGSTFIIYLPAVPEAEPEPPATMKDENECLQTTRGRGRILIMDDEEAIVEVVLEALDMLGHEAQSAATGDEALEKYRQALDEGRPFDVVIMDLTIPGGMGGQEAVSHLLKMDPGARAIVSSGYSQSSIMAEYRDYGFCGVLGKPFSVQDLSAKLDEVLGSKPKASSPEEIS